A genomic stretch from Leishmania donovani BPK282A1 complete genome, chromosome 36 includes:
- a CDS encoding glycosyl hydrolase-like protein — translation MAKRPFGFRGVRCWRTRRLLLRTPLALAVLVAVSLVAVLWFSADENTGVSEIPSERHFVPPAKHDANDEGEGVDADGKIAFRRPSSVSTTTLAPAEETRNGVDTVWFSPNTSNFLDRNTSRLHSIFTSAGKVRVALPFGVHADTGAFVAQKPRLFAFIASWNTYERALKARGEQSAASAAVADFNEELQAFARRRVAPVKHVEVRLLRQRASRSTWATETETALPIVGILPRESTTLVSAEELLVKSAVDQEGFAPLAAAVQPGSDNKESTVVGIDTRLRVSAAKGLGGGANRGAGGSTSLLPFPLLELSSVPRRRATSSASATPASPDTSPATALLKWRTSRMTASASGEALEITLDIAHPSRSSSDGPLRAEENERTRPGARDDTNAAALEATVCSARLVRLYGFSPSFSSAHTHGGSADVSSAVAAGGLNLIPLNMSEEVELMVGGEMQLPSGDARLNGVVPLLYLELSSNSAADRQQGAATAGRQTVGLLWLHPGSFFVSTVTLPNPTAGHEPQCTCVRLRGTAGATGLYLLPGPTPVEVLRQYYTLTGFPTLPPRFLLGYHHGLRGAVATTQQAAEDLSEAFRSAGAPLDSVWLTDPAVAAGDTPFTWNRSRFPDPLALQSNLWYRGRRYVVLRSVPTVPITTRSPLLLEGRRGGLFVSLSAADTAGWPVLSMDGVPSHVVDFYNPAARKWYGGMLKYRRYVGSSNHTFISLQHSGPTVLSSAAPPQGKEALLCLPPGLRARGEQLPMDVGHYGGVHHRQVHQLLTVHFVRATHDGMLRRTRYRRRALTFTESYFVGTQRYAVVRVETRPRCASGVRPDSAAILTEAWRALQTAVHQCTQLGALGIPFSGANLADGLVSRLLLLQLAKSASTTATLTAPLAGVAGEGGGDGGAVGANGELTAPPALSPGAMEEMEQLLVRWYQAGVFFGAMYADESAAAVDATDTGAVVSLQPSATGPWWMRLPVTAATRKAIHANLHARYALLPYFYTAAYHASEEGAIFLAPLAFTSSEASPLSQKTAMPTCYAAGSALIVCPVTQPVHPPRDTSRSDGTRSADCKGFFDLWTGAWHSAAFSVAKHASWWEGAAQYSAQNRALASEELGWLAADDAVPLQDLPVATSLAPVLLRSGHIVATQNVAASRVNSTHIGNGEVVGDAHAPYSTHVGANWTLTVALPPLPAAQDVATPSPVLLAEGDVFWDEGSHNSQHRPPTMKPGSSVPPDMPHIPANVHHCALHMKCLYEGAETSEETARLTVEVAQTSESCAEALAELVSHWNEEPQGFAERLANAKAHRDARLHELKVLQNEQEDKGLRGGRGGATDYPDASALKGEDLRGLHLPNAHDEATRNDIWASHLLQRLRFLFQREEDAARLSPRSSTSRATTVFVERRSSTGGTPGAQADEESAVRASVRASHDMPDTHVVLAHLISDAQEEGTAGSVFGARKVVLADGSVGVRVPPRHTWRFIFSLEN, via the coding sequence ATGGCGAAGCGCCCTTTTGGCTTTCGCGgggtgcgctgctggcgtacgcggcgccttcttctccgcaCTCCCCTCGCACTCGCTGTCCTTGTAGCTGTCAGCCTCGTGGCGGTGTTGTGGTTTTCTGCCGACGAGAATACAGGCGTGTCGGAGATACCGAGTGAGCGCCACTTTGTTCCGCCGGCAAAGCACGACGCAAACGACGAGGGCGAAGGGGTCGATGCCGACGGCAAGATCGCGTTTCGCCGGCCCTCCTCCGTTTCTACGACGACACTTGCTCCTGCAGAAGAGACGCGAAACGGCGTAGACACGGTCTGGTTCAGCCCCAATACCAGCAATTTTCTCGATCGCAACACGTCGCGGCTGCACTCCATCTTCACCTCTGCCGGCAAGGTACGTGTTGCTCTTCCGTTCGGCGTCCACGCAGACACCGGTGCATTTGTGGCGCAGAAGCCGCGGCTGTTTGCATTCATAGCATCATGGAACACCTATGAACGTGCACTGAAGGCGCGTGGCGAACAGagcgccgcttctgccgccgtcgcagatTTTaacgaggagctgcaggctTTTGCGCGGAGAAGAGTAGCGCCCGTGAAGCATGTTGAGGTGCGTCTGTTGCGACAGCGTGCATCACGAAGTACGTGGGCAACTGAGACGGAGACCGCGCTGCCCATCGTCGGCATCCTTCCTCGCGAATCGACGACGCTAGTGTCCGCAGAGGAGTTGCTCGTGAAAAGTGCTGTGGACCAGGAAGGCTTCGCGCctttggcggcggcggtacaGCCAGGCAGTGATAACAAGGAGTCGACTGTCGTAGGCATCGACACGCGCTTGCGCGTGTCGGCAGCCAAAGggctcggcggtggtgcaaACCGCGGTGCAGGCGGTAGCACCTCTCTGCTACCCTTCCCCTTACTAGAGTTGAGCAGCGTtcctcggcgccgcgccacgtCTTCGGCATCCGCCACGCCGGCGAGCCCCGATACTTCCCCCGCGACAGCGCTGTTGAAGTGGCGCACCAGCCGCATGACGGCGTCGGCCAGCGGCGAGGCACTGGAGATCACCCTCGACATTGCCCATCCCAGTCGTTCAAGCTCAGATGGCCCGTTGCGTGCAgaggagaacgagaggaCTCGTCCGGGAGCCCGAGACGACACTaacgccgctgcccttgAGGCCACCGTGTGCAGTGCGCGTCTTGTTCGCCTCTATGGCTTCAGTCCTTCCTTCTCGTCGGCTCACACTCACGGCGGCTCTGCCGATGTCagctcggcggtggcggcaggcgGGCTCAACTTGATTCCGTTGAACATGTCCGAGGAGGTAGAGCTGATGGTCGGTGGCGAAATGCAGCTGCCGTCTGGAGACGCACGGCTGAACGGCGTTGTACCCCTTCTCTACCTGGAGCTCTCCAGCAACAGTGCTGCAGACAGGCAGCAGGGCGCTGCGACAGCTGGACGCCAAACGGTGGGGCTGCTATGGCTGCACCCTGGCTCCTTTTTTGTCTCCACCGTGACTTTGCCTAACCCCACCGCCGGCCACGAGCCACAATGCACGTGCGTACGgctgcgcggcaccgccggcgctaCCGGGCTGTATCTGCTTCCGGGGCCGAcgccggtggaggtgctTCGCCAGTACTACACTCTCACCGGGTTCCCCACCCTTCCTCCACGATTTCTCTTGGGGTATCATCACGGCTTACGAGGCGCCGTGGCTACCACACAACAGGCCGCCGAGGACCTTAGTGAAGCCTTTCGAAGCGCCGGTGCACCGCTGGACAGTGTGTGGCTCACTGACcccgcagtggcggcgggcgATACTCCGTTCACGTGGAACCGCTCCCGCTTCCCGGatccgctggcgctgcagtcgaACTTGTGGTACCGGGGCCGACGCTACGTGGTTTTGCGCAGTGTCCCCACCGTCCCGATAACGACTCGCTCTCCGTTGCTGCTCGAGGGCCGCCGCGGGGGCCTTTTTGTATCTCTGAGCGCCGCGGACACGGCGGGGTGGCCGGTGCTCAGCATGGATGGGGTGCCGAGCCACGTCGTCGACTTTTACAACCCGGCAGCACGCAAGTGGTACGGCGGCATGCTCAAGTACCGGCGCTACGTCGGCTCCTCAAACCACACGTTCATCAGCCTTCAGCATAGCGGGCCCACCGTGCTGTCgagtgcggcgccgccccaGGGGAAGGAGGCACTGCTGTGTCTGCCACCTGGCTTGCGGGCCAGAGGCGAGCAGCTGCCGATGGACGTGGGTCACTATGGCGGCGTTCACCATCGTCAAGTGCATCAGCTGCTTACCGTGCACTTTGTGCGTGCGACACACGATGGCATGCTGCGTCGGACTCGCTATCGCCGACGCGCTTTGACGTTCACCGAGAGCTACTTCGTTGGCACGCAGCGGTACGCGGTGGTGCGGGTGGAgacgcggccgcggtgcgctAGCGGCGTGCGTCCCGATTCGGCTGCGATTCTGACCGAGGCGTGGCGCGCTCTTCAGACAGCCGTGCATCAGTGTACGCAGCTGGGAGCACTCGGCATTCCCTTTAGCGGCGCTAACCTCGCGGATGGTCTTGTGTCGCgtttgctgttgctgcagctggcgaagTCAGCGAGCACCACTGCGACACTCACCGCCCCTCTGGCAGGCGTTGCAGGCgaaggtggcggcgacggcggcgccgtgggcGCGAATGGCGAGCTgacggcaccgcctgctCTGTCGCCAGGCGCtatggaggagatggagcagCTTCTGGTACGGTGGTACCAAGCAGGCGTCTTCTTTGGTGCGATGTACGCCGACGagtcagcggcggcagtcgACGCGACAGACACTGGTGCTGTTGTTTCATTGCAGCCGTCAGCGACGGGTCCGTGGTGGATGCGGCTGCCTGTCACCGCGGCCACTCGCAAAGCCATCCACGCTAACCTCCACGCCCGGtatgcgctgctgccctacTTCTACACTGCCGCCTATCACGCTAGCGAGGAAGGGGCTATCTTCCTGGCACCGTTGGCGTTCACCTCGTCGGAGGCATCGCCGCTCAGCCAGAAGACGGCCATGCCGACCTGCTACGCTGCAGGTAGTGCTTTGATTGTGTGCCCTGTCACTCAACCTGTGCATCCCCCGCGAGATACATCGAGGAGCGACGGCACTCGCAGCGCAGACTGTAAGGGCTTTTTCGACTTGTGGACAGGAGCGTGGCATAGCGCCGCTTTTTCTGTTGCGAAACACGCGTCGTGGTGGGAAGGAGCGGCACAATATTCCGCGCAGAATCGCGCACTGGCTTCTGAGGAGCTCGGGTGGTTGGcagccgacgacgccgtcccCCTCCAAGATCTTCCCGTGGCGACGTCTCTTGCGCCTGTGCTGCTACGCAGTGGACACATTGTGGCGACTCAAAACGTTGCCGCCTCTCGGGTGAACAGCACACACATAGGGAACGGCGAAGTCGTCGGTGACGCGCATGCGCCGTACAGCACGCACGTGGGGGCAAATTGGACCCTCACCGTGGCACTGCCGCCTTTGCCAGCCGCGCAAGATGTTGCCACCCCATCGCCGGTGCTTCTCGCCGAAGGTGACGTCTTCTGGGACGAAGGTAGCCACAACAGCCAGCACAGGCCTCCAACCATGAAGCCCGGTTCCTCGGTGCCGCCGGATATGCCCCACATCCCGGCAAATGTACACCACTGTGCGCTGCACATGAAGTGCCTCTACGAAGGAGCAGAGACATcggaggagacggcgcgACTGACGGTGGAAGTGGCACAGACGTCCGAATCGTGCGCGGAGGCGTTGGCAGAACTCGTGTCGCACTGGAACGAGGAGCCGCAGGGGTTCGCCGAGCGCCTGGCGAACGCAAAGGCGCACAGAGACGCGCGACTTCATGAGCTGAAAGTGCTGCAGAACGAGCAGGAAGACAAGGGCCTGCGTGGTGGCAGAGGTGGGGCAACCGACTATCCTGACGCTTCGGCGCTTAAAGGCGAAGACCTGAGAGGACTCCACTTGCCTAACGCACACGACGAAGCCACGCGCAACGATATTTGGGCGTCGCATCTCCTTCAGCGTCTCCGATTTCTCTTTCAGCGCGAAGAGGATGCGGCACGCCTCTCACCGAGGTCGTCTACATCACGAGCGACGACAGTTTTCGTAGAGCGGCGCAGTAGCACTGGCGGCACGCCAGGCGCGCAGGCGGATGAAGAGAGTGCTGTGAGAGCAAGTGTTCGTGCGTCCCACGACATGCCTGACACACACGTGGTTCTCGCGCATCTGATTTCTGATGCGCAGGAGGAAGGGACAGCAGGGTCGGTGTTTGGCGCCCGTAAAGTCGTGCTCGCAGACGGCTCTGTCGGCGTTCGCGTGCCACCTCGCCACACGTGGAGGTTCATCTTTTCCCTGGAGAATTAG